From a single Pseudoalteromonas nigrifaciens genomic region:
- the prpF gene encoding 2-methylaconitate cis-trans isomerase PrpF: MFKPQIKVPATYMRGGTSKGVFFNLSDLPKPAQVAGEARNNLLLRVIGSPDPYGKQTDGMGGATSSTSKTVILSKSEQADHDVDYLFGQVAIDKAFVDFSGNCGNLTAAVGAFAISNDLVDKSRVPDNGVAVVRVWQANIKKSILVHVPMTNGEVQETGDFELDGVTFAAAEVKLEFIDPADGDGALFPTGNVVDDLEVPGVGTLKATMINAGIPTIFVNASDIGYTGTELQDDINADAAALEKLETIRAYGAVKMGLIQNIDEAAARQHTPKVAFVGAAQNYKASSGKQINASEINLLVRAMSMGKLHHAMMGTAAVAIGTAAAIDGTLVNLAAGGGALSEVNFGHPSGTLKVGAHATNTDGNWQVTKASMSRSARVLMEGVVRVPQ; this comes from the coding sequence ATGTTTAAACCACAAATTAAAGTACCTGCCACATACATGCGTGGCGGTACTAGTAAAGGGGTGTTTTTTAACCTTAGTGACTTGCCAAAGCCTGCCCAAGTGGCAGGTGAGGCACGTAATAACTTATTACTGCGCGTTATTGGCAGCCCAGATCCGTACGGCAAACAAACCGATGGTATGGGCGGTGCTACATCTAGCACCAGTAAAACGGTTATTTTAAGTAAAAGTGAGCAAGCCGATCACGATGTTGACTATTTATTTGGCCAAGTGGCAATAGATAAAGCATTTGTTGATTTTAGCGGCAACTGCGGTAATTTAACCGCAGCTGTCGGTGCTTTTGCTATTAGTAATGACTTGGTTGATAAAAGCCGTGTACCGGATAATGGCGTTGCAGTTGTACGTGTATGGCAAGCCAATATTAAAAAAAGCATTTTAGTGCATGTACCTATGACTAATGGCGAAGTACAAGAAACCGGTGACTTTGAGCTAGACGGCGTTACATTTGCAGCAGCTGAAGTAAAACTGGAATTTATTGACCCTGCAGATGGCGACGGCGCGTTATTTCCAACTGGCAATGTGGTAGATGATCTAGAAGTGCCAGGAGTAGGTACTTTAAAAGCGACGATGATCAACGCAGGCATTCCCACCATTTTTGTTAATGCAAGCGACATTGGTTATACCGGCACTGAATTGCAAGATGATATAAACGCAGATGCAGCAGCGCTTGAAAAGCTTGAAACCATTCGTGCCTATGGCGCAGTTAAAATGGGACTCATACAAAATATTGATGAGGCAGCAGCACGCCAACATACACCTAAAGTGGCATTTGTTGGTGCAGCACAAAATTACAAAGCGTCAAGCGGTAAGCAAATTAACGCCAGTGAAATTAACTTGTTAGTGCGCGCTATGTCTATGGGTAAATTACACCATGCAATGATGGGCACAGCAGCAGTAGCTATTGGTACCGCTGCGGCAATTGACGGTACGTTAGTTAATTTAGCCGCTGGTGGCGGGGCATTGAGTGAAGTTAACTTTGGTCACCCATCGGGCACCTTAAAAGTAGGCGCACACGCTACAAATACGGATGGTAACTGGCAAGTAACTAAAGCCAGTATGAGCCGCAGTGCACGGGTGCTTATGGAAGGCGTGGTAAGAGTACCGCAATAA
- the acnD gene encoding Fe/S-dependent 2-methylisocitrate dehydratase AcnD yields the protein MTIINNTEYRKPLPNSNVDYFDAQAAVDAIKPGAYATLPYTSRVFAENLVRRCDPAMLTDALNQLIERKQDLDFPWYPARVVCHDILGQTALVDLAGLRDAIAAKGGDPSKVNPVVPTQLIVDHSLSVEHAGFDPDAFEKNRAIEDRRNDDRFHFINWTKTAFKNIDVIPPGNGIMHQINLEKMSPVIQNRDGIAFPDTLVGTDSHTPHVDALGVIAVGVGGLEAESVMLGRASYMRLPDIVGVELTGKRQPGITATDIVLAITEFLRAQRVVSAYLEFYGEGADALTLGDRATISNMTPEFGATAAMFYIDDMTIDYLRLTGREEEQIALVENYAKTTGLWSDSLKTAQYDRVLKFDLSSVGRNIAGPSNPHRRVSTSDLAKEGISGVVENEAGLMPDGACIIAAITSCTNTSNPRNVIAAALLARNANAKGLTRKPWVKTSLAPGSKAVQSYLEDANLLTELEQLGFGIVGFACTTCNGMSGALDPVIQKEVIDRDLYATAVLSGNRNFDGRIHPYAKQAFLASPPLVVAYAIAGTIRFDIEKDILGKDQQGNDVTLKDLWPSDEEIDAVVKQSVKPEQFRKVYEPMFNLTVDYGEDNDPLYEWRPESTYIRRPPYWEGALAGERTMTGMRALAVLGDNITTDHLSPSNAIMASSAAGEYLLKMNVPEEDFNSYATHRGDHLTAQRATFANPKLLNEMVLDENGEIKQGSYARIEPEGKNTRMWEAIEAYMQRKQPLIIVAGADYGQGSSRDWAAKGVRLAGVEVIAAEGFERIHRTNLVGMGVLPLEFKAGTTRKTLKLDGSESYDVTGEPTPGCTLNLSITRKNGEVLNVPMKCRIDTQEELSIYAAGGVLQRFAQDFLEATKTA from the coding sequence ATGACTATAATAAATAATACTGAATATCGAAAACCCTTACCCAATTCAAACGTTGATTATTTTGATGCTCAAGCAGCTGTTGATGCAATTAAACCAGGTGCATATGCAACACTGCCTTATACATCACGTGTATTTGCCGAAAACTTAGTGCGCCGCTGCGATCCAGCAATGCTTACCGATGCACTAAACCAGTTGATTGAACGCAAACAAGATTTAGACTTTCCTTGGTATCCGGCGCGTGTAGTGTGTCACGATATTTTGGGTCAAACTGCACTGGTTGACTTAGCTGGACTGCGTGACGCGATTGCAGCTAAAGGTGGCGATCCGTCTAAAGTAAACCCAGTTGTACCTACGCAATTAATTGTTGATCACTCTTTGTCGGTAGAGCATGCAGGGTTTGATCCCGATGCATTTGAAAAAAACCGTGCTATAGAAGACAGACGTAACGATGACCGTTTCCATTTTATAAACTGGACCAAAACAGCGTTTAAAAATATTGATGTGATCCCGCCAGGTAACGGCATTATGCATCAAATTAACCTTGAAAAAATGTCGCCGGTAATTCAAAACCGCGATGGTATTGCCTTCCCAGATACCTTAGTAGGTACAGACAGCCATACTCCACACGTTGATGCACTGGGTGTTATTGCTGTGGGTGTAGGTGGCCTTGAAGCAGAAAGCGTAATGTTAGGGCGTGCTTCATACATGCGCCTGCCAGACATTGTAGGGGTTGAGCTAACAGGTAAGCGCCAACCGGGTATTACCGCTACCGATATCGTACTGGCTATTACTGAGTTTTTACGCGCGCAGCGTGTGGTATCAGCATACTTAGAATTTTACGGTGAAGGTGCCGATGCACTTACGCTGGGCGATCGTGCAACTATTTCAAATATGACGCCTGAATTTGGTGCCACAGCGGCGATGTTTTACATCGACGATATGACCATAGATTATTTGCGTTTAACGGGTCGTGAAGAAGAGCAAATTGCACTGGTAGAAAACTACGCTAAAACCACCGGCTTGTGGAGCGATAGCTTAAAAACAGCGCAGTACGATCGCGTGCTTAAGTTTGATTTATCAAGTGTGGGGCGCAACATTGCTGGGCCATCAAATCCACATCGCCGTGTATCTACAAGCGATTTAGCTAAAGAAGGTATTTCAGGCGTAGTTGAAAACGAAGCAGGCTTAATGCCAGATGGTGCGTGTATTATTGCCGCTATTACCAGCTGTACAAACACTAGTAACCCACGCAACGTGATTGCCGCGGCATTACTTGCGCGTAATGCTAACGCCAAGGGTTTAACGCGTAAACCTTGGGTAAAAACCTCATTAGCACCGGGCTCTAAAGCCGTGCAATCGTACCTAGAAGACGCTAACTTACTTACCGAACTTGAACAGCTAGGTTTTGGTATTGTTGGTTTTGCTTGTACTACGTGTAATGGCATGAGTGGCGCGCTTGACCCTGTAATTCAAAAAGAAGTGATTGATCGCGACTTATACGCCACCGCGGTACTGTCGGGTAACCGTAACTTTGACGGCCGTATTCATCCTTACGCCAAACAAGCGTTTTTAGCATCGCCGCCTTTGGTTGTTGCTTATGCAATTGCCGGTACGATTCGTTTTGATATTGAAAAAGATATACTAGGTAAAGATCAGCAAGGTAACGACGTTACCCTTAAAGATTTATGGCCGTCAGATGAAGAAATTGACGCAGTAGTTAAGCAAAGCGTTAAGCCAGAGCAATTTAGAAAAGTATACGAGCCCATGTTTAACTTAACCGTAGATTACGGTGAAGATAACGACCCGCTATACGAATGGCGTCCAGAAAGCACTTATATTCGCCGACCTCCTTATTGGGAAGGTGCATTAGCAGGCGAGCGTACCATGACAGGTATGCGTGCACTGGCAGTACTTGGCGATAACATTACAACCGATCACTTATCGCCTTCAAATGCGATAATGGCCAGCAGTGCCGCGGGTGAATACCTATTAAAAATGAACGTACCTGAGGAAGACTTTAACTCATACGCAACCCATAGGGGCGATCATTTAACAGCGCAGCGCGCTACGTTTGCTAACCCTAAATTGCTAAATGAAATGGTACTTGATGAAAACGGCGAAATTAAACAAGGTTCGTACGCGCGCATAGAACCAGAGGGCAAAAATACTCGCATGTGGGAAGCAATCGAAGCATACATGCAGCGTAAGCAACCACTTATTATTGTGGCAGGCGCAGATTATGGCCAAGGCTCGTCGCGCGATTGGGCGGCAAAAGGCGTAAGACTCGCGGGTGTTGAAGTAATTGCAGCTGAAGGGTTTGAGCGTATTCACCGTACTAACTTAGTGGGTATGGGTGTTTTACCGTTAGAGTTTAAAGCGGGAACAACTCGTAAAACACTTAAACTAGATGGCAGTGAAAGTTACGATGTAACGGGTGAACCAACCCCTGGTTGCACACTTAACTTGTCGATCACTCGTAAAAATGGCGAAGTACTAAACGTACCAATGAAATGTCGTATAGATACACAAGAAGAGCTGTCTATTTATGCTGCAGGTGGTGTATTACAACGCTTTGCACAAGACTTTTTAGAAGCTACAAAAACAGCATAA
- the prpC gene encoding bifunctional 2-methylcitrate synthase/citrate synthase, which yields MSTKVLAGAGLRGQVAGQTALCTVGQTGSGLTYCGYDISELAEKAQFEEVSFLLSRGELPTTGELAEYKAKLKSLRGLPQALKTVLENIPKDAHPMDVMRTGCSMLGNLEMENDFSEANDAIDRMVAVFPSIICYWYRFTHDGVRIETQTDDDSVGAHFLTLLHDKAPSELFAQVMNVSLILYAEHEFNASTFTGRVCASTLSDIHSCVTGAIGTLRGPLHGGANEAAMDMIENFTSADQAEQEVMGMLERKDKIMGFGHAIYRESDPRNVIIKKWSEKLAAEVGDDVLYPVSVRCEEVMWREKKLFCNADFFHASAYHFMDIPTKLFTPIFVMSRVTGWTAHVKEQRANNRIIRPSADYTGPDARSYTPIESR from the coding sequence ATGAGTACTAAAGTATTAGCGGGTGCAGGTTTACGCGGTCAAGTAGCAGGTCAAACTGCATTATGTACAGTAGGCCAAACAGGTTCAGGTTTAACTTATTGTGGTTACGATATTAGCGAGCTTGCTGAAAAAGCGCAGTTTGAAGAAGTATCGTTTTTATTATCTCGTGGCGAATTACCAACAACCGGTGAGCTTGCAGAATACAAAGCTAAACTAAAAAGCTTACGCGGCTTACCACAAGCACTTAAAACAGTGCTTGAGAACATTCCAAAAGACGCACACCCAATGGATGTGATGCGCACAGGTTGCTCTATGCTGGGTAACCTTGAAATGGAAAATGATTTTAGCGAAGCCAATGATGCGATTGACCGCATGGTTGCAGTATTTCCAAGTATTATTTGTTACTGGTATCGCTTTACGCATGATGGCGTACGCATTGAAACGCAAACAGATGATGACTCAGTTGGCGCGCATTTTTTAACCTTATTACACGATAAAGCCCCGTCTGAGCTATTTGCTCAAGTTATGAATGTGTCACTAATTTTATACGCAGAGCATGAATTTAATGCCTCAACCTTTACTGGTCGTGTGTGTGCATCAACGCTATCTGATATTCATTCATGTGTAACCGGTGCCATAGGTACGTTACGTGGGCCATTACATGGTGGTGCTAACGAAGCGGCAATGGATATGATTGAAAACTTCACCAGCGCAGATCAAGCAGAGCAAGAAGTGATGGGCATGCTTGAGCGTAAAGATAAAATTATGGGCTTTGGCCACGCTATTTATCGCGAATCAGATCCACGTAACGTAATTATTAAAAAGTGGTCTGAAAAGCTCGCAGCAGAAGTAGGTGATGATGTACTTTACCCTGTGTCTGTTCGTTGTGAAGAAGTAATGTGGCGCGAGAAAAAGTTATTTTGTAATGCTGATTTCTTCCACGCATCGGCGTATCACTTTATGGATATTCCGACCAAATTATTTACGCCAATATTTGTAATGAGCCGCGTAACAGGTTGGACAGCACACGTTAAAGAGCAACGTGCAAATAACCGTATTATTCGTCCAAGTGCTGATTACACTGGGCCAGATGCACGTAGCTACACACCTATCGAATCACGTTAA
- the prpB gene encoding methylisocitrate lyase, protein MSAGSKFKQAIANNHPLQIVGTINAYTAMMAEKMGHQAIYLSGAGVANASFGMPDLGMTSLDNVLEDIRRITGASDLPLLVDADTGWGGAFNIARTVKEMTKAGAAGFHIEDQVAQKRCGHRPNKEIVSQGEMVDRIKAAVDAKTDSDFYIMARTDAFQKEGLNAAIERAAACVEAGADAIFAEAVHDLADYQAFTKAINVPVLANITEFGQTPIYTKEQLGDVGVEMVLYPLSAFRAMNKAAYNVYSSILNEGSQQSQIENMQTRAELYDFLDYHTYENTLDNLFSSTK, encoded by the coding sequence ATGTCAGCAGGATCAAAGTTTAAACAGGCTATTGCCAATAATCACCCATTACAAATAGTGGGTACTATTAATGCGTACACAGCAATGATGGCTGAAAAAATGGGTCATCAGGCAATTTACTTATCGGGTGCAGGTGTTGCCAATGCTTCTTTTGGTATGCCTGATTTAGGTATGACTAGCCTTGATAACGTGCTTGAAGATATTCGCCGTATTACCGGTGCAAGCGACTTACCTTTATTAGTAGATGCTGATACAGGTTGGGGTGGTGCGTTTAATATAGCCCGTACAGTAAAAGAAATGACTAAAGCAGGTGCTGCCGGTTTTCATATTGAAGACCAAGTAGCGCAAAAGCGTTGTGGCCACCGCCCAAATAAAGAAATAGTTAGCCAAGGTGAAATGGTTGACCGTATTAAAGCCGCTGTAGATGCAAAAACCGATAGTGACTTTTACATTATGGCACGTACCGATGCGTTTCAAAAAGAAGGTTTAAATGCCGCTATTGAGCGCGCAGCAGCGTGTGTTGAAGCCGGTGCAGACGCCATTTTTGCAGAAGCCGTGCACGACCTTGCCGACTACCAAGCATTTACAAAAGCGATTAACGTTCCTGTATTGGCTAACATTACTGAGTTTGGTCAAACGCCTATTTATACTAAAGAGCAGTTAGGCGATGTAGGCGTTGAAATGGTGCTTTACCCATTAAGCGCATTTAGAGCGATGAACAAAGCAGCCTATAATGTATATAGCTCAATTTTAAATGAAGGTTCGCAACAAAGCCAAATTGAAAATATGCAAACCCGTGCTGAGCTTTATGATTTTTTAGATTATCACACCTATGAAAATACCCTAGATAACCTTTTTTCATCAACTAAATAA
- a CDS encoding GntR family transcriptional regulator encodes MTQSLLNETPITTASDQVFVNMRREIVEGSIAQGSKISEPELAKRYGVSRATLREALNRLESCYLVERKANIGCRVVSLTADRLIEVYQVRSALEGLACRLAADNMAADEVQGLKQLLNQHLKTQRVKEGESYYQEAGDLDFHYRIIKGSKNAHLIHLLCHDLYQLIRMYRVQMGMVGPRVSKAFDEHLAIINAIENHDGELAEMLMKRHISASQANIQTKFDLLAAQTKAS; translated from the coding sequence ATGACGCAAAGCCTGTTAAATGAAACACCTATTACAACCGCATCAGATCAAGTGTTTGTAAATATGCGCCGAGAAATAGTAGAGGGCAGCATAGCACAAGGCAGTAAAATATCTGAGCCAGAACTGGCAAAGCGTTATGGAGTGAGCCGTGCAACGCTGCGTGAAGCGTTAAATCGTTTAGAAAGCTGTTATTTAGTTGAGCGTAAAGCCAACATAGGTTGCCGAGTTGTATCGTTAACAGCAGATCGCTTGATAGAAGTTTATCAAGTGCGCAGTGCCTTAGAGGGCTTGGCGTGTCGTCTTGCTGCCGACAATATGGCAGCCGATGAAGTCCAAGGTTTAAAGCAATTACTTAATCAGCATTTAAAAACGCAACGAGTAAAAGAAGGCGAGTCGTACTATCAAGAAGCAGGTGATTTAGATTTTCATTACCGCATCATAAAAGGCAGTAAAAATGCCCACTTGATTCATTTGCTATGCCACGACCTTTATCAATTAATAAGAATGTACCGCGTACAAATGGGTATGGTTGGTCCGCGGGTATCAAAAGCATTTGATGAGCACTTAGCCATTATTAATGCGATTGAAAACCACGATGGAGAATTAGCCGAAATGTTGATGAAGCGCCACATAAGTGCTTCACAAGCCAATATTCAAACTAAATTTGATTTACTTGCAGCGCAAACTAAAGCCAGTTAA
- the rsmF gene encoding 16S rRNA (cytosine(1407)-C(5))-methyltransferase RsmF, whose amino-acid sequence MDANTFIPEHFIDDVKTYLPAHLDIDDFINACRRPLRKSIRVNTLKISVTEFKQYAKQKNWLLTPIPWCEEGFWLERPAAEEQNLALGNTDLHLSGAMYVQEASSMLPPIALKQSIEHTNYVLDMASAPGSKTSQLAALMNNQGVLVANELSSSRLKVLSATLKRMGVGNCALSHFDGVIFGNYMFECFDSILLDAPCSGEGTVRKDADALKNWSIDSNIEIAQVQKDLIKSAFYALKPGGTLVYSTCTLTPLENQHVCDFLLSEFGDCIIPESLSDLFPGASKATTPEGYLHVWPQTFDCEGFFIAKFKKQASSDNPNLKVKKGAFPFQQFESKKSAVFMQTLKQQFGLNTLPGILMQRDKELWLFPQEFEAVQNKIKYARLGIQLGAIHNNGVRLAHEFATAFGKQCKSNVLPLTDTQANDYFQGKDIRLADVSQNTGEVILTLCGCPIGLGKWQKNKVKNSLPRDLVQNTQLITWAQSN is encoded by the coding sequence GTGGACGCAAATACCTTTATCCCCGAGCACTTTATCGATGATGTAAAAACCTATTTACCTGCACACCTAGATATAGACGACTTTATTAATGCTTGCCGGCGGCCACTACGAAAATCTATTCGTGTTAATACCTTAAAAATATCTGTTACTGAGTTTAAGCAATACGCTAAGCAAAAAAATTGGCTACTCACTCCTATTCCATGGTGCGAGGAAGGTTTTTGGTTAGAGCGCCCTGCCGCAGAAGAGCAAAACCTAGCACTTGGCAATACCGATCTTCACCTTAGCGGTGCTATGTATGTTCAAGAAGCAAGCTCTATGCTGCCCCCCATAGCACTAAAACAAAGTATAGAGCACACTAATTACGTTCTTGATATGGCATCTGCACCTGGTTCTAAAACTTCGCAGCTTGCTGCACTAATGAATAACCAAGGGGTGTTGGTTGCAAATGAGCTTTCGTCATCACGCTTAAAAGTACTTAGCGCTACTTTAAAACGCATGGGAGTAGGTAACTGTGCGTTATCGCATTTTGATGGGGTGATTTTTGGTAATTATATGTTTGAGTGCTTTGATAGCATTTTACTCGATGCCCCCTGCTCTGGCGAAGGCACAGTACGAAAAGATGCAGATGCACTAAAAAATTGGTCAATCGACTCTAATATTGAAATTGCCCAAGTACAAAAAGATCTAATTAAAAGTGCATTTTACGCCTTAAAGCCCGGTGGAACCTTAGTGTATTCAACCTGTACGCTTACTCCACTTGAAAACCAACACGTGTGCGACTTTTTACTCAGTGAATTTGGCGACTGTATAATACCCGAGTCTTTAAGTGATCTATTTCCTGGCGCAAGTAAAGCAACTACGCCAGAGGGGTATTTACATGTGTGGCCGCAAACTTTCGACTGTGAAGGCTTTTTTATTGCCAAATTCAAAAAACAAGCAAGTAGTGACAACCCTAATCTAAAAGTCAAAAAAGGTGCTTTTCCGTTTCAGCAATTTGAGAGCAAAAAAAGTGCTGTTTTTATGCAAACACTTAAGCAACAATTTGGTTTAAATACCTTACCGGGCATATTAATGCAGCGCGATAAAGAGCTGTGGTTATTTCCGCAGGAGTTTGAAGCTGTGCAAAACAAAATTAAATACGCCCGTTTAGGCATTCAACTTGGTGCCATTCATAATAATGGCGTGCGTTTAGCCCACGAGTTTGCAACCGCATTTGGTAAGCAGTGTAAAAGTAATGTATTGCCTTTAACCGACACTCAAGCTAACGACTACTTTCAGGGTAAGGATATTCGCTTAGCTGATGTAAGCCAAAATACAGGAGAGGTTATTTTAACTTTATGTGGCTGCCCTATTGGCTTAGGTAAATGGCAAAAAAATAAAGTTAAAAACTCACTCCCACGCGATCTAGTACAAAATACGCAGCTAATAACATGGGCACAAAGCAATTAA
- a CDS encoding VpsP family polysaccharide biosynthesis protein, which yields MISFKLNRLIPIIVLALITLFIAYYSIKSIRANAWYFNARNTLEQLSSPIKRSELKQAEKAITLAAKFEPSHPHYWHLNAYIKILSVSILNQPTVINAPTHQLAYQQAEQALLKSIELRQTWAETWIALAQVVSYQDGPTEQVYDYIQQAKKVGPYKLDVHLGIIQIALIHWSQLTPQYKALYVNELKLAVKYGYKFDQVFDIAKQSNSLPILCLSLQFGGDFDSVRKSYIFKKHCGSGK from the coding sequence GTGATTAGTTTTAAATTAAATAGGTTAATCCCTATTATTGTTTTAGCGCTTATAACCTTGTTTATTGCCTATTACAGTATAAAAAGCATACGCGCCAATGCTTGGTATTTTAATGCTAGAAATACGCTGGAACAGCTGTCCTCTCCAATTAAGCGCTCAGAATTAAAGCAGGCCGAAAAAGCTATTACTTTAGCGGCTAAATTTGAGCCAAGCCATCCTCATTATTGGCACTTGAATGCGTATATAAAAATATTATCAGTAAGTATTTTAAATCAGCCGACTGTAATTAATGCTCCTACACATCAGCTGGCTTACCAACAAGCCGAACAAGCGCTTTTAAAGTCTATTGAATTAAGGCAAACATGGGCAGAAACTTGGATAGCATTGGCGCAAGTGGTGAGTTATCAAGATGGGCCCACAGAGCAGGTTTATGATTATATTCAACAAGCAAAAAAAGTAGGACCTTATAAGCTTGATGTACATTTAGGTATTATTCAAATAGCGTTGATTCATTGGTCGCAACTAACTCCACAATACAAAGCTTTATATGTTAACGAATTGAAGTTAGCAGTTAAATATGGCTATAAATTCGATCAAGTATTTGATATTGCAAAACAAAGTAATAGCTTACCCATATTGTGTTTATCGTTACAATTTGGTGGCGATTTCGATTCTGTTCGCAAAAGTTATATATTTAAAAAACATTGTGGTAGTGGCAAATAA
- a CDS encoding tyrosine-protein phosphatase — protein MIDIHSHILPGIDDGAKNLNESLALLKLAQSDGITHMVITPHIHIGRFDNSAVQLRRDLADLKEHAKQAQITIKLAVAAEVRLDIELMALVKANKLPFIGNLAGANYLLLELPHSHVPPGYDKFIGWLVKQNIKVIIPHPERNRDIQANPFYIEHLKQLGCEFQLTASSIEGGWGDKAKQISNDMLKGNLVNYVASDAHSVKRRPPILSKAKHIVSNLVGEDKAHMLFVTNPWRLTESLFCD, from the coding sequence ATGATTGATATTCATTCGCATATTTTACCCGGTATTGACGATGGCGCTAAAAATTTAAATGAATCTTTAGCATTATTAAAGCTAGCGCAAAGTGATGGAATAACACATATGGTGATTACTCCGCATATTCATATAGGGCGATTTGATAACTCCGCGGTACAACTTCGCAGAGACTTAGCTGATTTAAAAGAGCATGCAAAACAGGCTCAAATTACTATAAAGCTAGCAGTAGCGGCAGAAGTACGCCTTGATATAGAGTTAATGGCACTGGTAAAGGCAAATAAATTGCCCTTTATTGGGAATTTAGCCGGAGCAAATTACTTATTGTTAGAGCTACCACATTCTCATGTACCACCAGGCTACGATAAGTTTATTGGTTGGTTAGTAAAACAAAATATTAAAGTGATTATACCTCACCCTGAACGTAACCGTGATATTCAGGCTAATCCTTTTTATATAGAACATTTAAAGCAGTTAGGTTGTGAGTTTCAATTAACCGCTTCAAGTATTGAAGGGGGGTGGGGGGATAAAGCAAAACAAATTAGCAATGACATGCTTAAAGGTAATTTAGTTAATTATGTTGCCTCTGATGCGCATTCGGTAAAACGTAGGCCGCCAATACTTAGTAAAGCAAAACACATTGTGAGTAATTTAGTAGGGGAGGATAAAGCACATATGTTATTTGTAACTAACCCTTGGCGCTTAACTGAGTCACTATTTTGTGATTAG